DNA from Aliarcobacter butzleri:
GAAGATTCTTTGAAATATCAATCTATACTTTTTGAACAAGAAATATATTCAAAACAAATATTTTTTAATATGAGTCAAATTTTATTGAAAGGAACTGATAAAATACAACAAAATATTAAGCTATCCGAAGTATATTATATTAAATCTTTACAATATGAAATATATAATATTATACGTAAAGCTTTAATAGTTCAAATAAGATTAAATAAAATCTATCCGACCATAGAAGTAGATACAGAAATTTCAGCTGATGGAAAAATTTTAAATACAATTATAACTACAATACCGAAAGATGAAAATATAAGTTCAAAAGTTTATAAATTATTGCAAGAACAGACTTTTAACTCGATACCAAAAGAGTATAATTTACAACAAATTAAAGTTAATAAAGTTACTTTAAAAACTAATGCAAATCAGAAATAAGTAAATTTTTTACTTTTCCAATGTGCATATTGGGGAAAAATATTTATATTTAGATCTTTGTAAAATCGAAATTAAACTTATTTCATCAATACTTTATACAAAAATCTAAAGATGGATACAAAAAATAAAAATTTAATTAAAGAAATAGAAAAGGAAAAAAATGCTCGATAATAAAAAAAGAATAAATATAAAAGCTGGTTTAAAAGTAAATGTTGTACTAAAACAAGACCAAATAACAGGTAAACTTACAAGTGGAATTGTAAAAGATATACTTACAAATTCACCAACTCATCCACATGGAATAAAAGTGCGACTTCAAGATGGACAAGTTGGAAGAGTTCAGGAAATCTTATAGTAAATTGGTAAGATTTGGGCTATAAACAAAATCAAACCTATTTAACTAAAACCCTATATAAAAACCTAAAACCAAACAATCCTAAAATAGTTACAAAAAACCATAAAAGATTATCAAAAAACTTCTCTTTTGCTTTTTCATAAAGTTCAAAATATACTTTTTCTATGTTTGTATTTACATAGATTGTAGCATTTGATTTCCAACTATTACTTATGTCATTTGCTTGTTCTTCAAGATATATTGGAACTAACTCTTTAAACCATAAAGGAGTTGTATAATTTACATTATCATTAGAAACTTGTGCTAAAGTTTTGTCAAAATATATTGTTGCTTGTGTATCTACAACTTTTTCAAATTGATTTGTTGCTTTAAATTTTATCGTAAGGCTATTTTGATTTTTGAAATTTTTATTTGGTAAAAAAGTATATATATCTTGACTTGGAACGATAGATTTATTATCTTCATTTGGAATAGAACCATTTAAAGTTAATAACTCTTTTTCAAAATCATCACTTTGAGTAATAACTACAAATCTTCCAAGAGTTTCATCGATAATAGCATTTGTAACTTCCCAAAGTTGACTTTTATCCAAGTCGTTTGAAGTTTTTACTAAATCTTCTTCTTTTAT
Protein-coding regions in this window:
- a CDS encoding YwbE family protein, with amino-acid sequence MLDNKKRINIKAGLKVNVVLKQDQITGKLTSGIVKDILTNSPTHPHGIKVRLQDGQVGRVQEIL
- a CDS encoding LapD/MoxY N-terminal periplasmic domain-containing protein, which codes for MLKSKLLYIILSIFSLTFFVWDFWINFEKMKEDTISSSLLKTKTTSIYLQENLKKFLEDKTNPEILSIINQTFNSDFKSIKVDNSTFEIKEEDLVKTSNDLDKSQLWEVTNAIIDETLGRFVVITQSDDFEKELLTLNGSIPNEDNKSIVPSQDIYTFLPNKNFKNQNSLTIKFKATNQFEKVVDTQATIYFDKTLAQVSNDNVNYTTPLWFKELVPIYLEEQANDISNSWKSNATIYVNTNIEKVYFELYEKAKEKFFDNLLWFFVTILGLFGFRFLYRVLVK